In Actinomycetota bacterium, the genomic window CTCCGCAGAAATTTCCTCACCTGGGAGCAGATTTGGAATTCCAGGCGGATAAGCAGCCACACTTTCGGCAGAAACTCGACCCACAGCTTCTTTTGCGCTGACTACTTCAGTAAGGCCAACGTACGCATCTCGCACCGTCATGTGAGTTTTGCCAGGAGCGGGCAAATCTAG contains:
- a CDS encoding amino acid decarboxylase, with product LDLPAPGKTHMTVRDAYVGLTEVVSAKEAVGRVSAESVAAYPPGIPNLLPGEEISAEVIEFLQATVNAPYGHVRGGASADMNAFRVVRA